One Acidobacteriota bacterium DNA window includes the following coding sequences:
- a CDS encoding glycosyltransferase family 2 protein — MSNAPGSPPTSARDSNATQLGPPELGLSVVIVTLGRRLDSLERTLASVAAQSYPDLEILVVLNGAEDAAVAALAARHGARLFLEPRRGQCFGRNCGLREARGGIVAFTDDDVIVAPGWAEEIVKGFTDPRVWCVTGAVALDGPGYIPDEWCNSERMRSAWTLDRTGEDWFLKGLLIDTGFGCNMAYRREAFPRFGLFPTDLGTGTVISGGDEYYMFLQVLKHGGVLAHRPAALVRLAFCEPPEEQRRRLKEMHAGAVAFFLKLLHRERGHRWDLLRRLFRAVGKLARTPPSALPERGVRLSRWEKLLAFSGGVRVYLRSERNRRALGEGP, encoded by the coding sequence ATGAGCAACGCCCCAGGCTCTCCTCCGACCAGCGCACGGGACAGCAATGCAACGCAACTCGGACCTCCGGAGCTCGGCCTCTCGGTCGTCATCGTGACGTTGGGGCGGAGACTCGATTCCCTGGAACGCACTCTCGCCTCCGTAGCGGCGCAGTCCTATCCAGACCTCGAGATCCTGGTGGTGCTGAACGGTGCCGAGGACGCCGCTGTGGCGGCGCTGGCTGCGCGCCATGGGGCGCGGCTCTTCCTGGAGCCACGACGCGGCCAGTGTTTCGGTCGTAATTGCGGCCTCCGCGAAGCTCGGGGCGGAATCGTCGCTTTCACCGATGACGACGTCATCGTGGCGCCCGGGTGGGCCGAGGAGATCGTGAAGGGCTTTACCGATCCTCGCGTCTGGTGCGTCACCGGCGCCGTAGCGCTGGACGGTCCCGGTTACATTCCGGACGAGTGGTGTAACAGCGAGCGCATGCGATCCGCCTGGACGCTCGATCGTACTGGCGAAGACTGGTTCCTGAAGGGACTGCTGATTGACACCGGCTTTGGCTGCAACATGGCTTACCGGCGCGAAGCTTTCCCGCGCTTCGGCTTGTTTCCTACCGATCTGGGAACGGGCACAGTGATCAGTGGAGGCGACGAGTACTACATGTTCCTGCAGGTGTTGAAGCACGGCGGCGTGCTTGCTCATCGGCCCGCCGCGCTGGTACGGCTTGCCTTCTGCGAGCCACCGGAGGAGCAACGCCGCCGCCTCAAGGAGATGCATGCCGGCGCCGTAGCCTTCTTTCTCAAGCTCCTTCACCGGGAGCGCGGCCACCGCTGGGACCTGCTACGTCGGCTCTTCCGCGCCGTCGGCAAGCTGGCCCGCACACCGCCCAGCGCGCTTCCGGAGAGAGGCGTGCGACTTTCGCGCTGGGAGAAGCTGCTTGCGTTTAGCGGAGGGGTACGGGTGTATCTGCGCTCTGAGCGCAATCGCAGAGCGCTGGGCGAGGGACCGTAG